The Streptomyces nitrosporeus genome includes a window with the following:
- a CDS encoding IS5 family transposase (programmed frameshift) codes for MVGIVERLVPDELWALFQRVVPEAPSRPQGGGRRRYGDREVLAAIVFVATSGCTWQQLPSASFGPSGATAHRRFSEWSKARVWARLHRLVLDELGARGELDWSRCAIDSVNMRALKKGDLTGPNPVDRGTYGSKIHLITERTGLPVSVGISGANLHDSQALIPLVKGIPPIRSRRGRRRRKPAKLHADKGYDYVHLRRWLRERGITHRIARKGVEPSQRLGRHRWTVERTMAWLAGFRRLHRRYEHKADHFFAFTSIACTLICYRRLTK; via the exons ATGGTGGGGATCGTTGAGCGGCTGGTGCCGGACGAGTTGTGGGCGTTGTTCCAGCGGGTGGTGCCGGAGGCGCCGTCGCGGCCGCAGGGTGGTGGTCGGCGTCGGTACGGCGACCGGGAAGTACTGGCGGCGATCGTCTTCGTGGCCACGTCAGGTTGTACCTGGCAGCAGCTGCCTTCGGCGTCGTTCGGCCCGTCCGGAGCGACCGCCCACCGGCGGTTCTCGGAATGGTCGAAGGCCAGGGTGTGGGCCAGGCTGCACCGCCTGGTCCTCGACGAACTCGGTGCCCGCGGCGAGCTTGACTGGTCAAGGTGCGCGATCGACTCGGTGAACATGCGAGCCCTGAAAA AGGGGGACCTGACAGGTCCGAATCCTGTCGACCGGGGCACGTACGGCTCGAAGATCCACCTGATCACCGAACGGACCGGTCTGCCCGTATCCGTCGGCATCTCCGGGGCCAACCTGCACGACAGCCAAGCCCTGATACCCCTCGTGAAGGGCATCCCGCCGATCCGCTCACGCCGCGGACGGCGCCGGCGCAAGCCCGCCAAACTCCACGCCGACAAAGGATACGACTACGTCCACCTGCGGCGATGGCTACGCGAACGCGGCATCACCCACCGCATCGCACGCAAGGGAGTCGAGCCCTCCCAACGGCTGGGCCGCCACCGCTGGACCGTGGAACGCACCATGGCCTGGCTCGCCGGCTTCCGCCGACTCCACCGACGCTACGAACACAAGGCCGACCACTTCTTCGCCTTCACCAGCATCGCCTGCACCCTCATCTGCTACCGCCGACTCACCAAATGA
- a CDS encoding IS5 family transposase (programmed frameshift), whose translation MGRGTWSWIVPDGLWEIAEPLIPPSRVRPQGGGTQDTPDETLFAAIIYVLVSGCAWRALPPCFGISKSTAHRRFLIWSRAGVWGRLHEEILHRLDDAGLLDLSRAVLDSAHVRAKKGGELTGPSPVDRGKPGSKMHVLSDANGLPLLVGLTAANTHDSLALKPMIEGHQTRHNPHRGRYFKPQRLHADKAYDVPHLRKWLWGKHIGVRIARKGVESSERLGRRRWVIERTMSWLTGYRRLNHRYERHPRNYLAFLGLAAALCCYKRLLRITT comes from the exons ATGGGGCGGGGTACGTGGAGTTGGATTGTTCCGGACGGGCTGTGGGAGATCGCGGAGCCGCTGATCCCGCCGTCGAGGGTGAGGCCGCAGGGCGGCGGGACGCAGGACACGCCTGATGAGACGCTGTTCGCCGCGATCATCTACGTCCTGGTCAGCGGATGCGCCTGGCGGGCCCTGCCGCCGTGCTTCGGGATATCGAAGTCGACAGCCCACCGCAGATTCCTCATCTGGTCGAGAGCCGGTGTCTGGGGTCGGCTCCACGAGGAGATCCTGCACCGCCTGGACGACGCCGGCCTCCTCGACCTCTCCCGGGCAGTCCTCGACTCCGCCCACGTGAGGGCTA AAAAAGGGGGCGAACTCACAGGTCCGAGCCCCGTGGACAGGGGCAAGCCGGGCTCCAAGATGCACGTCCTGTCGGACGCGAACGGACTGCCCCTCCTCGTCGGCCTCACCGCGGCGAACACCCACGACAGCCTCGCCCTGAAGCCCATGATCGAGGGCCACCAAACGAGACACAACCCCCACCGCGGCCGCTACTTCAAGCCCCAGCGTCTACATGCGGACAAAGCGTACGACGTCCCTCACCTGCGGAAATGGCTATGGGGCAAGCACATCGGGGTCCGTATCGCCCGCAAGGGAGTCGAGTCCAGCGAACGGCTAGGACGCCGCAGATGGGTCATCGAGCGCACCATGTCCTGGCTGACCGGCTACCGCCGCCTCAACCACCGCTACGAACGCCACCCCCGCAACTACCTGGCCTTCCTCGGCCTCGCCGCAGCACTCTGCTGCTACAAACGACTCCTCCGGATCACCACATAG
- a CDS encoding recombinase family protein: MTTKTLAPSASVQLSTPKQSAPQTPGMTTPKPSAPVKRHVTRSGADVTALANPTPVRPELAFSLRLSISSDESSSLAVQRRACRAQAVALGLDPDTAVEYIDEDVSGASALESRTEGMARILVDRPRVVIAWKLDRFARSVSEFLKLVTWSEEHGVTLATADGALNTSTPGGHLVATILAALAQWEREMIQDRVTAAHAERREQGRWIAGRAPFPYVMERRDGKAYLAEDPKAFALVRSQIRSHLIW, encoded by the coding sequence ATGACGACGAAGACCCTCGCTCCCAGCGCATCCGTGCAGCTCAGCACGCCTAAGCAATCGGCACCCCAGACGCCGGGCATGACCACCCCGAAGCCGTCTGCGCCCGTCAAGAGGCACGTCACCCGCTCCGGCGCTGATGTGACAGCCCTTGCGAACCCCACGCCCGTCCGGCCTGAGCTTGCCTTCAGCCTCCGCCTGTCGATCTCCTCGGATGAATCCTCATCCCTCGCGGTCCAGCGCCGAGCCTGCCGCGCTCAGGCGGTCGCCCTGGGACTCGACCCCGACACCGCCGTTGAGTACATCGACGAAGACGTGTCCGGCGCGTCCGCGCTGGAGTCCCGCACCGAAGGCATGGCCCGCATCCTCGTGGACCGCCCGCGCGTCGTGATCGCGTGGAAGCTCGATCGCTTCGCACGCTCCGTGTCGGAGTTCCTGAAGCTGGTCACGTGGTCCGAGGAACACGGCGTCACCCTGGCGACTGCTGACGGGGCCCTGAACACGTCCACGCCCGGCGGTCACCTTGTGGCCACCATCCTGGCCGCTCTCGCTCAGTGGGAACGGGAGATGATCCAGGATCGCGTTACGGCGGCACACGCAGAGCGGCGGGAACAGGGCCGCTGGATCGCCGGTCGCGCACCCTTCCCGTACGTGATGGAACGCCGGGACGGAAAGGCGTACCTCGCTGAGGACCCGAAAGCGTTCGCTCTGGTGCGCTCGCAGATAAGAAGTCATCTCATTTGGTGA
- a CDS encoding helix-turn-helix domain-containing protein has translation MTTTAVVPNDVLRAVRIGLRLSQDDFAKAIRRAGEELGEPNEASKRLVQRWESGTSKTPRGVYSRALERVTGRPVEALGFTLPVPMARVRTDGKGGHDMDAGAGGVTSASVGAQKAVQATDETFSGVWLSRYEFYSSSRADTYEGKHYVVIVQHGNRLTAQSLPGASSNPDSPLTLDLTVDRNVVTGSWVEQTASDGYYNGARYHGAVQLLVEPTGRRMAGKWVGFGKDFDVNTGPWELRLVDRSTSKATLERYSSPPE, from the coding sequence ATGACGACGACCGCCGTGGTGCCGAATGATGTGCTGCGGGCCGTTCGTATCGGCCTGCGCTTAAGCCAAGACGACTTCGCCAAGGCCATCCGCCGAGCGGGCGAAGAACTGGGAGAGCCCAACGAGGCTTCGAAACGCCTGGTGCAGCGCTGGGAATCCGGAACAAGCAAGACACCCCGGGGTGTGTACTCCAGGGCGTTGGAGCGGGTCACCGGTCGCCCGGTGGAGGCTCTGGGCTTCACGCTCCCGGTACCGATGGCAAGAGTCCGCACTGACGGCAAGGGAGGGCACGACATGGACGCAGGAGCAGGCGGGGTCACCTCCGCCTCCGTAGGCGCGCAGAAGGCCGTACAGGCGACTGACGAGACGTTCTCGGGTGTGTGGCTCAGCCGCTATGAGTTCTACTCATCCAGCCGGGCGGATACGTACGAGGGCAAGCACTACGTCGTGATCGTCCAGCACGGGAACCGGCTGACCGCTCAGAGCCTGCCCGGGGCCAGCAGCAACCCGGACAGCCCGCTCACGCTGGATCTGACCGTTGACCGCAACGTGGTCACCGGGTCGTGGGTCGAGCAGACCGCTTCGGACGGCTACTACAACGGCGCCCGGTACCACGGAGCAGTTCAGCTCCTCGTAGAGCCGACCGGCCGCCGCATGGCCGGGAAGTGGGTCGGGTTCGGGAAGGACTTCGACGTGAACACAGGACCTTGGGAGCTGCGTCTAGTCGATCGGTCCACCAGCAAGGCGACGTTGGAGCGATACAGCAGCCCGCCGGAGTGA
- a CDS encoding class I SAM-dependent methyltransferase: MNENGSEVSDTRSAAWDEYAQTKPQRRTTNARGESTWFNWTQYADHGPGAEVLALKLGETALDLGCGAGGNAAHLASLGMRAVGIDLSPKQLAKARDRWSDVDGMELHQGDALTYLGETYTVFDAIYSVFGAGWFSDPGLLLPIVHANLKPGGVFAMSQRPPVEGCYGCQASYIPRGPDEDPAVVKRWDYEPDLWALILKEHGYVDVSASVIAPPPGSRRTGTLFVRGVRGD, from the coding sequence GTGAACGAGAACGGAAGCGAAGTGTCTGACACCCGTAGTGCTGCCTGGGATGAGTACGCGCAGACCAAGCCCCAGAGGCGCACGACGAACGCACGTGGCGAGTCCACATGGTTCAACTGGACGCAGTACGCCGACCACGGCCCCGGGGCTGAGGTACTTGCCCTGAAGCTGGGTGAGACCGCGCTTGACCTTGGCTGTGGCGCGGGCGGGAACGCGGCCCACCTCGCCAGCCTCGGCATGCGGGCCGTGGGCATCGACCTCTCCCCCAAGCAGCTCGCGAAGGCGCGGGACCGGTGGTCCGATGTGGACGGGATGGAGCTGCACCAGGGCGACGCACTCACATACCTGGGAGAGACCTACACAGTCTTCGATGCGATCTACAGCGTGTTTGGGGCGGGCTGGTTCTCGGACCCCGGCCTGTTGCTCCCGATCGTTCACGCGAACCTCAAGCCTGGCGGTGTGTTCGCCATGTCCCAGCGTCCCCCGGTCGAAGGGTGCTACGGCTGTCAGGCGTCGTACATCCCGCGCGGGCCTGATGAGGACCCCGCCGTCGTCAAGCGGTGGGACTACGAACCTGATCTGTGGGCGCTGATCCTCAAGGAACACGGCTACGTCGATGTATCAGCCTCCGTGATCGCCCCGCCCCCGGGGAGTCGGCGCACGGGCACCCTGTTCGTCCGGGGCGTCCGAGGAGACTAG